In Zobellia roscoffensis, the following are encoded in one genomic region:
- the fbp gene encoding class 1 fructose-bisphosphatase yields the protein MQYKKNQTLGEFIIENQDSFQYSSGELSKLINAIRLAAKVVNHEVNKAGLVDILGKAGETNIQGEDQQKLDVFANEKFINTLANREIVCGIASEEEDDFITINSNDERHQNKYVVLIDPLDGSSNVDVNVSVGTIFSIYRRVTPVGTPVTLEDFLQPGNQQVAAGYIVYGTSTMLVYTTGDGVNGFTLNPAIGTFYLSHPNMQFPEDGTIYSVNEGKYRHFHQGVKDYIKYCQEEEGDRPYTSRYIGSLVSDFHRNMIKGGIYMYPKSSVTHEGKLRLLYECNPMAFLAEQANGLATGGKTRIMDIEPTELHQRVPFFCGSRNMVNKLQEFLDKYH from the coding sequence AACCAAACTCTCGGAGAGTTTATTATCGAAAATCAAGATTCGTTTCAATATTCTTCTGGCGAGCTTTCTAAATTAATTAATGCTATTCGTCTGGCTGCAAAAGTAGTCAACCATGAAGTTAACAAAGCTGGTCTAGTAGATATCCTTGGAAAAGCAGGGGAAACCAATATTCAAGGCGAAGACCAACAGAAATTAGATGTATTTGCTAATGAAAAATTCATCAATACGCTTGCTAACAGAGAGATTGTTTGTGGGATTGCTTCTGAAGAAGAAGATGATTTTATAACTATAAACAGTAATGATGAGCGCCACCAGAATAAATATGTGGTACTTATTGACCCACTAGACGGTTCATCTAACGTAGATGTAAATGTTTCCGTTGGTACTATTTTTTCAATTTACAGAAGAGTTACTCCAGTAGGTACGCCTGTAACCTTAGAGGATTTTCTGCAACCTGGCAACCAACAGGTAGCTGCCGGATATATAGTTTACGGAACTTCAACCATGCTTGTTTATACAACTGGTGATGGCGTAAACGGATTTACATTAAACCCCGCTATTGGTACTTTCTATTTATCACACCCCAATATGCAGTTCCCAGAAGACGGAACTATTTATTCTGTAAACGAGGGGAAATACAGACATTTTCACCAAGGGGTAAAGGATTATATTAAGTATTGCCAGGAAGAAGAAGGAGATAGACCTTATACTTCTAGATATATAGGCTCTTTGGTTTCAGATTTCCATAGAAACATGATTAAAGGCGGTATCTACATGTATCCCAAGAGTAGTGTAACCCATGAGGGCAAACTACGTTTGTTGTACGAATGCAATCCAATGGCATTTTTAGCGGAACAGGCCAACGGGCTCGCTACAGGTGGTAAAACACGAATTATGGATATTGAACCTACTGAACTGCATCAACGCGTACCTTTCTTTTGTGGAAGTAGAAATATGGTAAACAAGCTTCAGGAATTTTTAGACAAATACCATTGA